In Capsicum annuum cultivar UCD-10X-F1 chromosome 11, UCD10Xv1.1, whole genome shotgun sequence, one genomic interval encodes:
- the LOC107847177 gene encoding cytosolic sulfotransferase 12-like — protein MATSQTSLPKYLQDLEGVNEVYRKFFSVLPKEKGWMGTYMYNYQDFWASARTIQGVIACQQQFQAQDSDIILVTSPKAGTTWLKSLLFVLVNRKKHPVFEQNHPLLVKNPHDLIPFLELTLYADGQVPNLSSFTSPRLLSTHVPFASLPKSVLDSRTKLVYLCRNPRDIFISMWHFTNKLRLHHIDTNSMEEMFDLFCKGVSPYGPFWNHVLEYWKQSIEKPNKVLFLMYEEIKAQPKLLLKCLAEFLECPFSIEEENLGVVDEILRMCSFESLSNLEVNTSGKLSTGAENKVFFRKGEVGDWKNYFTTEMNEKLNHVIEQKFQGSGLRFLYI, from the coding sequence ATGGCAACTTCTCAAACATCTTTACCCAAATATTTACAAGACCTAGAAGGCGTAAATGAAGTGTATAGGAAATTTTTCTCAGTCCTTccaaaagaaaaaggatggatGGGAACATATATGTACAACTATCAAGATTTTTGGGCATCAGCAAGAACAATCCAAGGTGTGATTGCATGTCAACAACAATTTCAAGCTCAAGACAGTGATATCATCCTTGTTACATCTCCTAAAGCAGGAACCACTTGGTTAAAATCACTTTTATTTGTGTTAGTAAATCGAAAGAAACACCCTGTTTTTGAACAAAATCACCCTTTACTTGTCAAGAACCCACATGATCTTATTCCATTTTTGGAACTTACACTCTATGCGGATGGTCAAGTTCCTAATCTTTCATCGTTCACTTCACCTAGACTCTTGTCAACTCATGTTCCCTTTGCTTCCTTGCCAAAATCTGTCCTAGATTCAAGAACCAAACTTGTTTATTTATGTAGGAATCCTAGGGACATTTTTATCTCTATGTGGCATTTTACAAACAAGTTAAGACTTCATCATATAGATACCAATTCCATGGAAGAAATGTTTGATCTCTTTTGTAAGGGGGTAAGCCCTTATGGTCCGTTTTGGAATCACGTGTTGGAATATTGGAAACAAAGCATAGAAAAACCTAACAAAGTACTTTTCTTGATGTATGAAGAAATTAAAGCGCAACCCAAACTTCTGCTCAAATGCTTGGCTGAATTCTTGGAATGTCCATTTTCCATAGAGGAAGAAAATCTTGGAGTGGTGGATGAAATATTAAGAATGTGTAGCTTTGAGAGTTTGAGCAATTTAGAGGTGAATACAAGTGGAAAATTGTCAACTGGAGCGGAAAATAAAGTGTTCTTTCGTAAAGGAGAAGTTGGAGATTGGAAGAATTATTTTACTACAGAGATGAATGAGAAACTCAATCATGTTATTGAACAAAAGTTTCAAGGATCTGGATTAAGGTTTTTGTACATTTGA
- the LOC107847142 gene encoding cytosolic sulfotransferase 12-like → MSTSQTSTQIPPKYLREDELSDECKKLLLTLPKERGWLISDTYNYQGFWLSPRLLQGVIACQQQFQAHDSDIILATTPKSGTTWLKALLFVLVNRVKHPVFEQNHPLLVKNPHDLVPYLELTLYVDGQVPNFSSFTTPRLLSTHLPFASLPKSVQDSRTKLVYLCRNPKDIFISMWHFANDLRLDHTDTRSIEEMFELFCKGVSVFGPFWNHVLDYWKKSIEKPNQVFFVMYEEIKKQPEIQLKRLAEFLDCPFSVEEENSRVAEEILRMCSFENLSNLEVNINGKFSTGEANKSFFRKGEVGDWKNYFTIEMSEKLNDVIEQKFQGSGLRF, encoded by the coding sequence ATGTCAACATCTCAAACTTCTACACAAATTCCCCCCAAGTATTTAAGAGAGGATGAACTTAGTGATGAATGTAAGAAATTGCTCTTAACTCTACCAAAAGAAAGAGGGTGGCTTATATCAGATACCTACAATTACCAAGGTTTTTGGTTATCACCAAGACTACTACAAGGTGTGATTGCATGCCAACAACAATTTCAAGCTCATGATAGTGATATCATCCTTGCTACAACTCCAAAATCAGGAACAACTTGGCTAAAAGCACTTTTATTTGTCCTTGTAAACCGAGTGAAACATCCTGTTTTTGAACAAAATCACCCTTTACTTGTCAAGAACCCTCATGATCTTGTTCCATACTTAGAGCTGACACTTTATGTTGATGGACAAGTCCCTAACTTTTCATCCTTCACCACACCTAGACTCTTGTCAACTCATTTGCCCTTTGCTTCATTGCCAAAATCTGTCCAAGATTCAAGAACCAAACTTGTTTACTTATGTAGGAATCCTAAGGACATTTTTATTTCTATGTGGCATTTTGCAAATGATTTAAGACTTGATCACACCGATACCAGATCCATTGAAGAAATGTTTGAGCTTTTTTGCAAGGGTGTGAGTGTTTTTGGTCCGTTTTGGAATCACGTGTTGGATTATTGGAAAAAAAGCATAGAAAAGCCAAACCAAGTGTTTTTCGTGATgtatgaagaaattaaaaaacaaCCCGAAATTCAACTTAAACGCTTGGCTGAATTCTTGGATTGTCCATTTTCCGTAGAGGAAGAAAACAGTAGAGTGGCGGAGGAAATATTAAGAATgtgtagttttgagaatttgagcaATTTGGAGGTGAATATAAATGGAAAATTTTCAACTGGAGAGGCAAATAAATCGTTCTTTCGTAAAGGAGAAGTTGGAGATTGGAAAAATTACTTCACTATAGAGATGAGTGAGAAACTCAATGATGTGATCGAACAAAAGTTTCAAGGTTCTGGTTTAAGGTTTTAG